From the genome of Deltaproteobacteria bacterium:
GGTCAGTCCGGTCGAAGTAGCAGGCTGCCTTGGTGAATTCTGGATTTACGGTCCTGGCCATCCAGGTCCGCAGCGCTTCGGCGTTGGCCGTACGAGCCTGCTTCGTCAGTTTTCCGCGACCTGCGTGGATCAGCAACTGACCACGATAGCTCGTGGGCCACGAGCGCATCTCCCATGATTTGAAACCATCGGCGATAAGTGATGCCCAAGGCTGGACGATAGTGAGAGCCTTGGGCATCACCCACCCTGCTTTCGGTATAGGACTGTCCCGTCACGGAGCAGCCGTTGAACGTCGATATCTCGTGATCTGCGGAATGAAACGACAAAAGTCGCCTGTCCGCTTTTCTCGGCACGGACCACGGCCATATAGGTCTTACCGCTGGACCTGATCACAGCTACACGCTCCCCCTTACCATCAGTCGCCTTCTGCCTGACAATAAAGTCGGGGTGTTCACCCAGCTCCGGTAGAATCCGGTAGTCCTCTATCTTGAGTTCAGGATGCTTCTCGCGCTGCTTCCAAGATATACCACTGTTGATAGCCGCCACACGATGGCGTGCGCCGATCGCTTGGGCGGCTTCATCCGACAGGCGGAGCACCGGAAATTCCCCTTTCGGGAACTCCGAATGGAACCAGTCGTCGAAGAGCCGTCCGTTCACCACGTCCCGGATTGCCACCTGGGCGATCATCGCAGGCGCGCCCTCGAGCTTGTCGGTGAGAAGGCGGTAGGCCGACTCGACGCGCAGCTTGCCGGGATTGGTGTCGAAGCCCGGGGTCACTCCCCTGGGGACCAGCTCCACGTCGCCGGTCCGCTTGTTCTTCCATTCGGCCATCGGTGACGGCGGGCGCGCTGTTTT
Proteins encoded in this window:
- a CDS encoding ASCH domain-containing protein, translated to MPKALTIVQPWASLIADGFKSWEMRSWPTSYRGQLLIHAGRGKLTKQARTANAEALRTWMARTVNPEFTKAACYFDRTDLPIGRIVAVADLVGCHRITGSWRTSPAERKRVLLYGLTEPAVGEVLFGWVLANVRRVDGPACKGMLGLWTLDEVVSI